One Zeugodacus cucurbitae isolate PBARC_wt_2022May chromosome 3, idZeuCucr1.2, whole genome shotgun sequence genomic region harbors:
- the LOC105217983 gene encoding uncharacterized protein LOC105217983, which translates to MAHKFTPKEVHVKIRNLTQKYREEKKKVGRSEDSTSAWKHFGAVHQIMELSAANNEETYESFTMNTSSSISLPFPSPTLTASPLTHSPLTRSPLLSPLHSSLTPTRKRATRKRDYKGELLKVAKEQNELLIAVVKDNKKLSEAIVKAIEEQNNTMKEFIDTMKRILEKM; encoded by the exons ATGGCTCATAAATTTACACCAAAGGAAGTGCATGTAAAAATAAGAAACTTGACACAAAAATATAG agaagaaaagaaaaaagttggACGCTCGGAGGACAGCACGTCGGCTTGGAAACATTTTGGTGCGGTTCATCAAATAATGGAACTGTCGGCAGCCAATAATGAAGAAACATATGAATCGTTTACTATG AACACATCGTCATCAATATCGCTGCCGTTCCCGTCACCAACACTTACAGCATCACCATTGACCCACTCGCCATTGACCCGCTCGCCATTATTGTCACCACTGCATAGTTCCTTAACACCAACTAGAAAGAGGGCAACTAGAAAGAGGGATTATAAGGGTGAACTGTTGAAAGTGGCAAAGGAGCAAAATGAATTGCTGATTGCAGTGGTGAAAGATAACAAAAAACTATCAGAAGCAATTGTTAAAGccattgaagaacaaaataataCTATGAAGGAGTTCATAGATACTATGAAACGTATTTTAGAAAAGATGTAA
- the LOC105217973 gene encoding neuroligin-like protein glit-1 isoform X2 — protein MITEKKRTILHKKEQVCRQHHTSDNAAQKAVAQLLKSTKVIRIQNFKYRDKLKPTTLLAIAFYLVLSSLCGITAQTRDPRFFSRPGVNDYNWPNPGDPDYRTYIFNDRRYGHYLPNGYGTNYPGRNSPGQYPQGMPNEDRFRFDPNNPNAAHTPFPGILAGWREDLQGKQRRDSLTLDRDVFVTTNYGQVQGFKVYMYDNPDPKSFYRPYHSTVDRVMGECSVFLGIPYALPPTFEGRFKPPRLHRGWQLLQAVDYGPACPQPVRYTGATKGVMDMDEDCLYLNIFSPKTGAGVAQKYPVMVYIHGGEFVHGASNHFQGHILASFYDVVVVTINYRLGALGFLSTADENSPGNYGILDQVMALKWIYDNVEFFNGDRESITLFGPGAGAASAGLLMVAPQTKNIVKRVIAQSGAAMSDWALIQDKYRAQNTSRVLGQLLGCSIESSWKLVNCLRTGRSFYELGNAEFPPQVGTFAWGPVLDHNFTVPGDDWYEGWREKDWRFLTQTPESLIRQGHFNRGIQYMTGVTTQEAAFFVAQNESLGPYYEIDGKFFDQKIREHVFRYNYTLNPNGVYEAIKYMYTYWPDPNNNSIIRDQYINMLSDLYYRAPVDKMVKLLLEQRIPVYMYVLNTTVEALNYPQWRKYPHDIEHYFLTGAPFMDTEFFPKKDHLQRNMWTDNDRNMSHFFMQTYSNFARYGNPTPQQVLGLHFQRAYQGELRYLNINTTFNSSILLNYRQTECAFWTQYLPTVIGVLVPTYPPTTEFWWEPKEPLQIAFWSMSVACFFLIVLVVICCIMWRNAKRRSDFYDDDVFINPDGTELPDDGQSGVDNAHMVANHHALRSRDNIYEYRDSPSTKTLASKIHTDTTSIRSPSSLTMTHKSGSQSSLKSAISLKETNGGTLSSNLSSTRPTRAGALNNGTASIAQQPNRQNLEEKRLLTRDVNTPTPISSTPLITTTTATISAAPEPASYKPKSTANIASTSTAHTSVGTANSRSTTPVPSARTHTTTTTLTTAPQVQRSAQITTSAQTQPKPQARTQVIEGVPQTSV, from the exons atgatcaCCGAAAAGAAAAGGACAATCCTACATAAGAAAGAACAAGTGTGTCGACAACACCATACAAGCGACAATGCTGCCCAAAAAGCTGTCGCTCAATTGCTCAAAAGTACAAAAGTCATtcgaatacaaaattttaaataccgtGATAAACTGAAGCCAACTACGTTATTAGCTATAGCCTTCTATTTAGTCTTAAGCAGCCTTTGCGGTATTACAGCGCAAACTCGGGATCCGCGCTTCTTCTCACGGCCCGGTGTCAATGACTACAATTGGCCGAACCCAGGCGATCCTGACTACag aacatacatatttaatgatCGTCGTTATGGACACTACTTACCTAATGGATATGGTACGAACTATCCTGGTAGAAATTCACCTGGACAGTATCCGCAGGGAATGCCCAACGAAGATCGATTTCGATTTGATCCG AATAACCCCAACGCGGCACATACACCCTTCCCTGGCATTTTGGCTGGCTGGCGTGAAGATTTGCAGGGCAAACAACGACGTGACTCACTTACATTAGACCGCGATGTATTTGTTACGACCAATTATGGACAAGTGCAGGGCTTCAAGGTCTACATGTATGACAATCCCGATCCCAAGTCCTTCTACAGGCCATACCACTCAACCGTCGACCGCGTTATGGGCGAGTGCTCAGTTTTCTTGGGTATCCCCTACGCCTTGCCACCCACCTTCGAAGGTCGCTTTAAGCCACCGCGATTGCACCGTGGTTGGCAGTTGTTGCAAGCTGTTGATTATGGACCGGCATGCCCACAACCGGTACGCTACACTGGCGCTACCAAGGGTGTTATGGATATGGATGAAGATTGTCTttacttgaatattttttcgcCAAAG ACAGGAGCTGGTGTCGCACAAAAATATCCCGTTATGGTGTACATTCATGGTGGAGAATTCGTGCATGGCGCCTCGAATCACTTCCAAGGTCATATACTCGCCTCATTCTATGATGTGGTTGTTGTGACTATAAATTATAGACTTGGTGCACTGGGATTTTTATCCACGGCCGATGAAAACTCGCCTGGAAACTATGGAATATTAGATCAAGTTATGGCGCTCAAGTGGATATATGACAATGTTGAATTCTTCAACGGCGATCGTGAATCGATTACCTTGTTTGGGCCTGGTGCTGGCGCAGCGTCTGCGGGTCTTTTAATGGTTGCACCGCAAACTAAGAATATTGTGAAACGAGTTATTGCCCAATCGGGTGCAGCTATGTCCGACTGGGCGCTAATTCAAGATAAATATCGTGCACAGAATACGAGTCGTGTCTTGGGCCAATTACTAGGCTGTTCCATTGAATCGTCATGGAAATTAGTTAATTGTCTACGGACTGGACGTAGCTTTTATGAGTTGGGCAATGCGGAGTTTCCACCACAAGTAGGCACCTTTGCTTGGGGTCCAGTGTTGGATCACAATTTCACAGTGCCCGGGGATGATTGGTATGAAGGTTGGCGCGAAAAGGACTGGCGCTTCCTTACACAAACGCCTGAGAGTCTCATACGGCAAGGTCATTTCAATCGTGGCATACAATATATGACTGGCGTGACGACACAAGAGGCAGCCTTTTTTGTAGCACAAAATGAATCGTTAGGGCCTTACTACGAAATTGATGGTAAATTTTTTGATCAGAAAATACGCGAACATGTCTTTCGCTACAATTACACACTAAATCCAAATGGTGTTTATGAAGCCATCAAATACATGTACACCTACTGGCCAGATCCCAACAATAATTCGATAATACGTGACCAATACATTAATATGCTTTCCGATTTGTATTACCGTGCTCCGGTTGACAAAATGGTGAAATTACTTTTGGAACAGCGTATACCGGTCTATATGTACGTTCTAAACACGACTGTAGAGGCTTTAAACTATCCACAATGGCGAAAATATCCACACGATATAGAACACTACTTTCTTACTGGCGCACCATTCATGGATACTGAATTCTTTCCGAAGAAGGATCATTTGCAGCGGAACATGTGGACCGACAACGATCGCAACATGAGCCATTTCTTCATGCAAACCTATTCAAATTTCGCTAGATATGG taACCCTACGCCTCAACAAGTATTAGGCTTACATTTCCAGCGCGCCTACCAGGGAGAACTGCGTTACTTGAATATTAATACGACTTTTAACTCGTCAATATTGCTCAATTATCGCCAAACCGAATGTGCATTTTGGACACAATATTTGCCAACGGTGATTGGAGTATTAGTACCTACTTATCCACCCACAACGGAATTTTGGTGGGAACCTAAAGAACCGTTGCAAATCGCTTTTTGGTCTATGTCAGTAGCATGCTTTTTCCTCATCGTCTTAGTGGTCATCTGTTGTATTATGTGGCGGAATGCCAAAAG GCGATCTGACTTTTATGATGATGATGTTTTTATAAATCCTGACGGTACGGAACTGCCTGATGACGGCCAAAGCGGTGTGGACAATGCACACATGGTGGCCAATCATCACGCGCTAAGGTCACGTGACAATATCTACGAATATCGTGATTCACCATCAACCAAGACGCTTGCCAGTAAAATACATACCGATACAACATCCATTCGATCGCCTAGCTCATTGACTATGACACACAAATCGGGCAGTCAATCGTCCTTAAAGTCGGCGATTTCATTAAAAGAAACGAATGGCGGCACGTTGAGCAGCAACTTGAGCAGTACTCGTCCTACTCGCGCGGGCGCTCTAAATAATGGTACAGCCTCCATTGCACAACAACCGAATCGACAAAATCTAGAAGAGAAACGTTTATTAACACGTGACGTGAACACGCCTACACCAATATCAAGCACACCActaataacaactacaacagctaCGATCTCAGCCGCACCAGAGCCTGCAAGTTATAAGCCTAAATCAACAGCTAATATAGCCTCCACAAGCACAGCACACACTAGTGTGGGCACAGCGAACAGTCGCAGCACAACGCCGGTGCCCAGCGCACGTACGCACACCACAACAACCACATTAACGACTGCACCGCAGGTGCAACGCTCAGCACAAATCACGACATCTGCTCAAACGCAGCCGAAGCCTCAAGCGCGAACACAAGTCATTGAAGGTGTGCCCCAGACATCGGTTTAA
- the LOC105217973 gene encoding neuroligin-like protein glit-1 isoform X1 produces MQERTSIITNPFPCIRNISPSDYTISQKAAALFQIYNMITEKKRTILHKKEQVCRQHHTSDNAAQKAVAQLLKSTKVIRIQNFKYRDKLKPTTLLAIAFYLVLSSLCGITAQTRDPRFFSRPGVNDYNWPNPGDPDYRTYIFNDRRYGHYLPNGYGTNYPGRNSPGQYPQGMPNEDRFRFDPNNPNAAHTPFPGILAGWREDLQGKQRRDSLTLDRDVFVTTNYGQVQGFKVYMYDNPDPKSFYRPYHSTVDRVMGECSVFLGIPYALPPTFEGRFKPPRLHRGWQLLQAVDYGPACPQPVRYTGATKGVMDMDEDCLYLNIFSPKTGAGVAQKYPVMVYIHGGEFVHGASNHFQGHILASFYDVVVVTINYRLGALGFLSTADENSPGNYGILDQVMALKWIYDNVEFFNGDRESITLFGPGAGAASAGLLMVAPQTKNIVKRVIAQSGAAMSDWALIQDKYRAQNTSRVLGQLLGCSIESSWKLVNCLRTGRSFYELGNAEFPPQVGTFAWGPVLDHNFTVPGDDWYEGWREKDWRFLTQTPESLIRQGHFNRGIQYMTGVTTQEAAFFVAQNESLGPYYEIDGKFFDQKIREHVFRYNYTLNPNGVYEAIKYMYTYWPDPNNNSIIRDQYINMLSDLYYRAPVDKMVKLLLEQRIPVYMYVLNTTVEALNYPQWRKYPHDIEHYFLTGAPFMDTEFFPKKDHLQRNMWTDNDRNMSHFFMQTYSNFARYGNPTPQQVLGLHFQRAYQGELRYLNINTTFNSSILLNYRQTECAFWTQYLPTVIGVLVPTYPPTTEFWWEPKEPLQIAFWSMSVACFFLIVLVVICCIMWRNAKRRSDFYDDDVFINPDGTELPDDGQSGVDNAHMVANHHALRSRDNIYEYRDSPSTKTLASKIHTDTTSIRSPSSLTMTHKSGSQSSLKSAISLKETNGGTLSSNLSSTRPTRAGALNNGTASIAQQPNRQNLEEKRLLTRDVNTPTPISSTPLITTTTATISAAPEPASYKPKSTANIASTSTAHTSVGTANSRSTTPVPSARTHTTTTTLTTAPQVQRSAQITTSAQTQPKPQARTQVIEGVPQTSV; encoded by the exons acATCGATTATCACCAATCCATTCCCATGCATTCGAAATATTTCGCCATCTGATTACACTATATCACAAAAGGCAGCTGcccttttccaaatatataatatgatcaCCGAAAAGAAAAGGACAATCCTACATAAGAAAGAACAAGTGTGTCGACAACACCATACAAGCGACAATGCTGCCCAAAAAGCTGTCGCTCAATTGCTCAAAAGTACAAAAGTCATtcgaatacaaaattttaaataccgtGATAAACTGAAGCCAACTACGTTATTAGCTATAGCCTTCTATTTAGTCTTAAGCAGCCTTTGCGGTATTACAGCGCAAACTCGGGATCCGCGCTTCTTCTCACGGCCCGGTGTCAATGACTACAATTGGCCGAACCCAGGCGATCCTGACTACag aacatacatatttaatgatCGTCGTTATGGACACTACTTACCTAATGGATATGGTACGAACTATCCTGGTAGAAATTCACCTGGACAGTATCCGCAGGGAATGCCCAACGAAGATCGATTTCGATTTGATCCG AATAACCCCAACGCGGCACATACACCCTTCCCTGGCATTTTGGCTGGCTGGCGTGAAGATTTGCAGGGCAAACAACGACGTGACTCACTTACATTAGACCGCGATGTATTTGTTACGACCAATTATGGACAAGTGCAGGGCTTCAAGGTCTACATGTATGACAATCCCGATCCCAAGTCCTTCTACAGGCCATACCACTCAACCGTCGACCGCGTTATGGGCGAGTGCTCAGTTTTCTTGGGTATCCCCTACGCCTTGCCACCCACCTTCGAAGGTCGCTTTAAGCCACCGCGATTGCACCGTGGTTGGCAGTTGTTGCAAGCTGTTGATTATGGACCGGCATGCCCACAACCGGTACGCTACACTGGCGCTACCAAGGGTGTTATGGATATGGATGAAGATTGTCTttacttgaatattttttcgcCAAAG ACAGGAGCTGGTGTCGCACAAAAATATCCCGTTATGGTGTACATTCATGGTGGAGAATTCGTGCATGGCGCCTCGAATCACTTCCAAGGTCATATACTCGCCTCATTCTATGATGTGGTTGTTGTGACTATAAATTATAGACTTGGTGCACTGGGATTTTTATCCACGGCCGATGAAAACTCGCCTGGAAACTATGGAATATTAGATCAAGTTATGGCGCTCAAGTGGATATATGACAATGTTGAATTCTTCAACGGCGATCGTGAATCGATTACCTTGTTTGGGCCTGGTGCTGGCGCAGCGTCTGCGGGTCTTTTAATGGTTGCACCGCAAACTAAGAATATTGTGAAACGAGTTATTGCCCAATCGGGTGCAGCTATGTCCGACTGGGCGCTAATTCAAGATAAATATCGTGCACAGAATACGAGTCGTGTCTTGGGCCAATTACTAGGCTGTTCCATTGAATCGTCATGGAAATTAGTTAATTGTCTACGGACTGGACGTAGCTTTTATGAGTTGGGCAATGCGGAGTTTCCACCACAAGTAGGCACCTTTGCTTGGGGTCCAGTGTTGGATCACAATTTCACAGTGCCCGGGGATGATTGGTATGAAGGTTGGCGCGAAAAGGACTGGCGCTTCCTTACACAAACGCCTGAGAGTCTCATACGGCAAGGTCATTTCAATCGTGGCATACAATATATGACTGGCGTGACGACACAAGAGGCAGCCTTTTTTGTAGCACAAAATGAATCGTTAGGGCCTTACTACGAAATTGATGGTAAATTTTTTGATCAGAAAATACGCGAACATGTCTTTCGCTACAATTACACACTAAATCCAAATGGTGTTTATGAAGCCATCAAATACATGTACACCTACTGGCCAGATCCCAACAATAATTCGATAATACGTGACCAATACATTAATATGCTTTCCGATTTGTATTACCGTGCTCCGGTTGACAAAATGGTGAAATTACTTTTGGAACAGCGTATACCGGTCTATATGTACGTTCTAAACACGACTGTAGAGGCTTTAAACTATCCACAATGGCGAAAATATCCACACGATATAGAACACTACTTTCTTACTGGCGCACCATTCATGGATACTGAATTCTTTCCGAAGAAGGATCATTTGCAGCGGAACATGTGGACCGACAACGATCGCAACATGAGCCATTTCTTCATGCAAACCTATTCAAATTTCGCTAGATATGG taACCCTACGCCTCAACAAGTATTAGGCTTACATTTCCAGCGCGCCTACCAGGGAGAACTGCGTTACTTGAATATTAATACGACTTTTAACTCGTCAATATTGCTCAATTATCGCCAAACCGAATGTGCATTTTGGACACAATATTTGCCAACGGTGATTGGAGTATTAGTACCTACTTATCCACCCACAACGGAATTTTGGTGGGAACCTAAAGAACCGTTGCAAATCGCTTTTTGGTCTATGTCAGTAGCATGCTTTTTCCTCATCGTCTTAGTGGTCATCTGTTGTATTATGTGGCGGAATGCCAAAAG GCGATCTGACTTTTATGATGATGATGTTTTTATAAATCCTGACGGTACGGAACTGCCTGATGACGGCCAAAGCGGTGTGGACAATGCACACATGGTGGCCAATCATCACGCGCTAAGGTCACGTGACAATATCTACGAATATCGTGATTCACCATCAACCAAGACGCTTGCCAGTAAAATACATACCGATACAACATCCATTCGATCGCCTAGCTCATTGACTATGACACACAAATCGGGCAGTCAATCGTCCTTAAAGTCGGCGATTTCATTAAAAGAAACGAATGGCGGCACGTTGAGCAGCAACTTGAGCAGTACTCGTCCTACTCGCGCGGGCGCTCTAAATAATGGTACAGCCTCCATTGCACAACAACCGAATCGACAAAATCTAGAAGAGAAACGTTTATTAACACGTGACGTGAACACGCCTACACCAATATCAAGCACACCActaataacaactacaacagctaCGATCTCAGCCGCACCAGAGCCTGCAAGTTATAAGCCTAAATCAACAGCTAATATAGCCTCCACAAGCACAGCACACACTAGTGTGGGCACAGCGAACAGTCGCAGCACAACGCCGGTGCCCAGCGCACGTACGCACACCACAACAACCACATTAACGACTGCACCGCAGGTGCAACGCTCAGCACAAATCACGACATCTGCTCAAACGCAGCCGAAGCCTCAAGCGCGAACACAAGTCATTGAAGGTGTGCCCCAGACATCGGTTTAA